Proteins encoded within one genomic window of Streptomyces sp. NBC_01314:
- a CDS encoding AMP-binding protein — MRVPMTIADFLDRAELGFAESPGVIDEPNQPAVPVAPSTYGRLGERVRAWQAGLDALGVGEGERVAVVSHNSARLLELLFAVPMSGRICVPVNFRLKAEEIEYVVRQSGASVLLVDPEVRDTVAGVEVAHRFTLGEQTETELMRFGVEPRRWSSPDEDATATINYTSGTTARPKGVQLTHRNIWVNGLTFGLHTRAWERDVYLHTLPMFHCNGWGMPFVMAGLGAKQVVLRKADGAEILRRVDEHGVTLMCGAPAVWNAVLDAAAAWEGPMPGRDRVRIVCAGAPPPSRMIQRVEEELGWEFTQIYGLTETSPLLTFNRARPEDEALRGEERARKLSRAGLPALGVKLEVARSGEVLARSNVVLDAYWEKPEETAAVLEDGWFHTGDGGTIDAGDGHLTISDRKKDVIITGGENVSSIEVEDTIFSHPGVAEVAVIGVPDAKWGETIKALIVLAGGAAVSEAEIIAYCKERMAGYKAPTSVEFREAIPRTATGKIQKFKLREPYWFGRGRGVN; from the coding sequence ATGCGCGTTCCGATGACGATTGCCGACTTCCTGGACAGGGCGGAGCTGGGGTTCGCCGAGAGTCCAGGCGTGATCGACGAGCCGAATCAGCCCGCGGTGCCGGTGGCGCCGTCGACGTACGGGCGGTTGGGCGAGCGGGTGCGGGCCTGGCAGGCGGGGCTGGACGCGCTGGGGGTGGGGGAAGGCGAGCGGGTGGCGGTGGTCAGCCACAACTCGGCCCGGCTGCTGGAGCTGCTGTTCGCGGTGCCGATGAGCGGGCGGATCTGTGTGCCGGTCAACTTCCGTCTGAAGGCGGAGGAGATCGAGTACGTGGTACGTCAGAGTGGCGCCTCGGTGCTGCTGGTCGATCCCGAGGTGCGGGACACGGTCGCCGGCGTCGAGGTGGCCCACCGGTTCACGCTGGGGGAGCAGACGGAGACGGAGCTGATGCGTTTCGGGGTGGAGCCGCGGCGCTGGTCGAGCCCGGACGAGGACGCCACCGCGACGATCAACTACACGTCGGGAACGACCGCACGGCCCAAGGGAGTTCAGCTCACGCACCGCAACATCTGGGTGAACGGACTGACCTTCGGTCTGCACACCCGGGCATGGGAGCGGGACGTGTACCTGCACACGTTGCCGATGTTCCACTGCAACGGCTGGGGGATGCCGTTCGTGATGGCCGGGCTCGGCGCCAAGCAGGTGGTGCTGCGCAAGGCCGACGGGGCCGAGATCCTGCGCCGGGTGGACGAACACGGCGTGACGTTGATGTGCGGCGCGCCGGCGGTGTGGAACGCGGTGCTCGACGCGGCGGCGGCCTGGGAGGGCCCGATGCCCGGGCGCGACCGGGTTCGGATCGTGTGTGCGGGAGCGCCGCCGCCGAGCCGGATGATCCAGCGGGTCGAGGAGGAACTGGGCTGGGAGTTCACCCAGATCTACGGCCTGACGGAGACCTCTCCGCTCCTTACGTTCAACCGCGCGCGGCCCGAGGACGAGGCCCTGCGGGGCGAGGAGCGTGCGCGGAAGCTGTCGCGAGCGGGGCTGCCGGCGCTCGGTGTGAAGCTCGAAGTGGCCCGATCCGGTGAGGTGTTGGCGCGGTCGAACGTGGTCCTCGACGCCTACTGGGAGAAGCCGGAGGAGACGGCGGCCGTGCTGGAGGACGGCTGGTTCCACACGGGCGACGGCGGGACCATCGACGCCGGGGACGGACATCTGACGATCTCGGACCGGAAGAAGGACGTCATCATCACCGGCGGTGAGAACGTGTCGTCGATCGAGGTGGAGGACACGATCTTCAGCCACCCCGGGGTGGCTGAGGTCGCGGTCATCGGAGTGCCGGACGCCAAGTGGGGCGAGACGATCAAGGCGCTGATCGTCCTGGCCGGGGGAGCGGCGGTGAGCGAGGCGGAGATCATCGCGTACTGCAAGGAGCGGATGGCGGGGTACAAGGCGCCGACGAGTGTGGAGTTCCGGGAGGCCATCCCGAGGACGGCGACCGG
- a CDS encoding glutamate--cysteine ligase, translating into MTVRVGVEEEFHVLDAESGRLVPGAGAVLGRLRRSEFKNELQRSSVEWNSQVHASLESLHADLSGARRRLDAAASGLGLAVVAAGTVPFARVTSGDPTPDFRYRHMVDEYRQVADEHLVCSAQVHVDVPDRDTAVRIMCAVSPWLPPLLALSASSPFWLGADTGYASWRTMLWQRWPTAGPVGCFAGAAEYDAAVEGLIRSGVITDPGMIYYDIRPSQHQRTLELRICDACPRPETVVLITGLFRALVEDARRRLQEPGQACDGEHAWLRSAVWRAAQAGLEGDLVDPVTRLAAPAPTVLRGMLRRLRPTLEAFGDWDTVRTLTQEALTRGSAAHRLRGVAKEEGLLACVGTLVAETRGERGKRPADKAVRRPVAVADAAPPGAPAPYSVGTLGG; encoded by the coding sequence GTGACCGTTCGTGTAGGCGTAGAGGAAGAGTTTCATGTTCTGGACGCGGAGAGCGGGCGGCTGGTACCAGGAGCCGGTGCGGTTCTCGGTCGCCTGCGCAGATCCGAGTTCAAGAACGAGCTGCAGCGGTCGTCGGTGGAGTGGAACAGCCAGGTGCACGCCTCCCTGGAGTCCCTGCACGCCGATCTGTCCGGGGCGCGGCGACGGCTGGACGCGGCCGCCTCCGGGCTGGGGCTGGCCGTCGTCGCGGCCGGGACCGTGCCGTTCGCGCGGGTGACGTCCGGTGACCCCACCCCCGATTTCCGCTACCGGCACATGGTCGACGAGTACCGGCAGGTCGCCGACGAGCATCTGGTGTGCAGCGCGCAGGTCCATGTCGACGTACCCGATCGCGACACGGCCGTGCGCATCATGTGTGCCGTCTCGCCGTGGCTGCCACCGCTGCTGGCGCTGTCCGCCAGCTCACCGTTCTGGCTCGGCGCCGACACGGGATACGCGAGCTGGCGCACGATGCTGTGGCAGCGCTGGCCCACCGCCGGGCCGGTCGGCTGCTTCGCCGGAGCCGCCGAGTACGACGCCGCGGTCGAGGGTCTGATCCGCTCCGGCGTGATCACGGATCCGGGAATGATCTACTACGACATACGGCCGAGCCAGCACCAACGGACGCTGGAACTGCGCATCTGCGACGCCTGTCCCCGCCCCGAGACGGTCGTGCTCATCACCGGGCTGTTCCGCGCCCTGGTCGAGGACGCCCGGAGGCGGCTGCAGGAGCCGGGGCAGGCCTGTGACGGCGAGCACGCATGGCTTCGGTCCGCGGTCTGGCGTGCGGCCCAGGCGGGCCTGGAGGGCGACCTGGTCGACCCGGTCACCCGCCTCGCCGCACCCGCCCCCACCGTCCTGCGCGGCATGCTCCGGCGGCTGCGCCCGACCCTGGAGGCCTTCGGCGACTGGGACACCGTACGCACGCTCACGCAGGAGGCGTTGACCCGGGGCAGCGCGGCCCACCGCCTGCGCGGGGTGGCCAAGGAGGAGGGCCTGCTCGCCTGCGTCGGGACGTTGGTCGCCGAGACCCGTGGCGAGCGCGGGAAGCGCCCCGCCGACAAGGCCGTCCGCCGACCCGTCGCGGTGGCCGATGCCGCCCCGCCCGGGGCCCCGGCACCGTACTCGGTGGGGACCCTCGGCGGCTGA
- a CDS encoding N-acetylglutaminylglutamine amidotransferase translates to MCGLSGEIRFDGGRPDLAAVERMTDRLAPRGPDGRGLWSQGSVALGHRRLKIIDLSECGAQPMTDPAARIAGVFNGCVYNYKELREELRGLGHRFFSGSDTEVVLKAYQQWGTACVDRFYGMFAFVIVEQATGRVVLARDRLGVKPLYLAEAPGRLRFASSLPALLAGGGIDTSLDPVALHQYMSWHATVAAPRTVLAGVRKLPAATVRVLEPDGRHHDIRYWQPRYTRLPEYEHLGADDWRDLVLDALRTAVRRRMVADVPVGVLLSGGLDSSLIVALLADEGQRDLATFSVGFESEGGEEGDEFRYSDLVARHFGTDHHQLMVPSDRVSTALDAAIEAMSEPMVSHDVVAFHLLSEQVAKEVKVVQSGQGADEVFAGYHWYPDMAAVPRERAPEAYAQTYFDRSHDDLAGILRPDMLPDHDVSDRFVREHMARPGADTALDAALRLDAEVMLVDDPVKRVDNMTMDWGLEARVPFLDHDLVELAAACPPELKLADGGKGVLRAAGRRVLPSEVVNQPKGYFPVPAVKHMAGPVLGRVREALSAPEARSRGVFQDAYVARLLSGPDEHRTRRGANALWQVALLEIWLQTHGIS, encoded by the coding sequence ATGTGCGGTCTGAGCGGCGAGATCCGTTTCGACGGCGGACGGCCCGACCTGGCGGCCGTGGAGCGCATGACCGACCGCCTCGCCCCCAGGGGACCGGACGGCAGGGGCCTGTGGTCGCAGGGCTCCGTCGCGCTGGGGCACCGCCGGCTGAAGATCATCGATCTGTCCGAGTGCGGGGCCCAGCCGATGACCGACCCCGCGGCGCGGATCGCCGGTGTCTTCAACGGGTGCGTCTACAACTACAAGGAGCTGCGTGAGGAGCTGCGCGGTCTCGGCCACCGCTTCTTCTCCGGCTCCGACACCGAGGTGGTGCTCAAGGCGTACCAGCAGTGGGGAACCGCCTGTGTCGACCGCTTCTACGGCATGTTCGCCTTCGTCATCGTCGAACAGGCCACCGGGCGAGTGGTGCTGGCCCGTGACCGGCTCGGCGTCAAGCCGCTCTACCTGGCCGAGGCGCCAGGGCGACTGCGTTTCGCCTCCTCGCTGCCGGCCCTCCTGGCGGGCGGTGGTATCGACACCTCGCTCGACCCGGTCGCGTTGCACCAGTACATGAGCTGGCACGCCACCGTGGCCGCGCCCCGCACCGTCCTCGCCGGAGTACGCAAGCTGCCCGCGGCCACCGTGCGCGTCCTGGAGCCGGACGGCCGCCACCACGACATCCGTTACTGGCAGCCGCGGTACACCCGTCTGCCCGAGTACGAGCACCTGGGCGCGGACGACTGGCGGGACCTGGTGCTGGACGCGCTGCGCACCGCCGTACGCCGGCGCATGGTCGCCGACGTACCCGTGGGTGTCCTCCTGTCTGGCGGTCTCGACTCCAGCCTGATCGTGGCGCTGCTGGCCGACGAGGGGCAGCGCGATCTCGCGACGTTCAGTGTGGGGTTCGAGTCCGAGGGCGGTGAGGAGGGCGACGAGTTCCGTTACTCCGACCTGGTGGCCCGGCACTTCGGGACGGACCACCACCAGCTGATGGTGCCCTCGGACCGTGTGTCGACGGCGCTGGACGCGGCGATCGAGGCGATGAGCGAGCCGATGGTCAGCCATGACGTGGTGGCCTTCCATCTGCTGTCGGAGCAGGTGGCGAAGGAGGTGAAGGTCGTCCAGAGCGGTCAGGGCGCCGACGAGGTCTTCGCCGGCTACCACTGGTACCCGGACATGGCCGCCGTCCCGAGAGAGCGGGCGCCCGAGGCGTACGCGCAGACGTACTTCGACCGGTCCCACGATGACCTCGCCGGGATTCTGCGGCCCGACATGCTGCCCGATCACGACGTGTCCGACCGCTTCGTACGGGAGCACATGGCCCGCCCGGGCGCCGACACCGCGCTCGACGCGGCGCTGCGGCTCGACGCCGAGGTGATGCTCGTCGACGACCCGGTCAAGCGCGTCGACAACATGACCATGGACTGGGGGCTGGAGGCCCGGGTCCCGTTCCTCGACCACGACCTCGTGGAGCTGGCCGCCGCCTGTCCGCCGGAGCTGAAACTCGCCGACGGCGGCAAGGGGGTCCTCAGGGCCGCCGGCCGCCGGGTCCTGCCCTCGGAGGTCGTGAACCAGCCCAAGGGCTACTTTCCGGTCCCCGCCGTCAAACACATGGCGGGCCCTGTGCTGGGGCGGGTCCGTGAGGCTCTGTCGGCACCCGAGGCCAGGTCACGGGGCGTCTTCCAGGACGCGTACGTGGCCAGACTGCTGTCGGGGCCGGACGAGCACCGAACCAGGCGTGGGGCGAACGCGCTGTGGCAGGTAGCTTTGCTGGAGATATGGCTGCAAACCCACGGGATCAGTTGA
- a CDS encoding prolyl oligopeptidase family serine peptidase produces the protein MAANPRDQLTGAQGTRPPRPATEAPSYPPTGSPSHAPVGEDVVDGVPWRSEGHGTATSAVTAGEVGGHAGTANTRMSANTPVSAFAPMAAIGAMAASMAPAPVPLPETAGPLDTPQPLKSHGCWYPSVDPSGRHVAFICDRGGVPQLWTGPVGGHEIHLLDSDPHPVKEVAWSPDGRWIAYTTAPGGGEHTRVLCVRPDGTGRRILAGAEPGSSAYLGCWQHDGAGVAVTVAEPVLAPNEAETEERPAFTEPGLADPQTYTERRPAGWAARDGRAVLLGGPHYGDAGPAARVREVPEGEDDGTALDPLPADTSPGPGPGRGSGRGTSSAGPSQSPSQSTSQSQSQSPDGASAESVSADDEVSRDARGTDAHHGKTSRDAPERTAGGGLAAYLVDPLGVAAPALLAVERGAATLRVCDISRDGRLALLRRGPRGRREALVVRTTDLRTTFALPVADGDPWIGRFSPDSTTLWLRSDAFREFAALFAVRLGPGGEQLGLAVAAEREDCGLELLALGHDGRTAALAWNVRGASELEVTAVTSASGGDAQVGSRQRVSLPHEVVTRIPRVGGRAGLVLALSGSQRRPGVWWFSDGTARRTEWSSRDEDAVPPGRPPVRPVPLRLAARDGLPLNGWYYRAPGRGPGVPAPCVVHLHGGPEEQERPVFNPLYHELLGRGLDVFAPDVRGSSGHGRSFVDADLGTGRFAAIEDVADCAAHVVVAGLADPRRLAVMGRSYGGYLVMASLVWHPDLFRTGVAACGMSDFATFYAGTEPWIAESAAHKYGHPEHDRELLHALSPMTRVDALRVPLLAVHGEHDTNVPLGESEQFVRAARERGLTAEVLMLRDEGHDFLRADSRRIFRRTAADWMQRHIAG, from the coding sequence ATGGCTGCAAACCCACGGGATCAGTTGACCGGGGCGCAGGGGACCCGTCCCCCACGTCCGGCGACGGAGGCCCCGTCGTATCCGCCGACGGGGTCCCCCTCCCACGCCCCCGTCGGCGAGGACGTCGTCGACGGGGTGCCGTGGCGATCCGAGGGCCACGGCACCGCCACCTCCGCGGTGACGGCCGGGGAGGTCGGCGGCCACGCCGGGACGGCCAACACGCGAATGTCGGCCAATACTCCGGTGTCGGCCTTCGCTCCGATGGCAGCCATCGGAGCGATGGCGGCCTCGATGGCCCCGGCGCCGGTCCCACTGCCCGAGACCGCCGGGCCACTGGACACACCGCAGCCGCTGAAATCGCATGGCTGCTGGTATCCGTCGGTGGACCCGAGCGGCAGGCACGTCGCGTTCATCTGCGACCGGGGCGGGGTGCCGCAGTTGTGGACCGGCCCGGTCGGCGGACATGAGATCCATCTGCTGGACTCCGATCCCCACCCCGTCAAAGAGGTGGCCTGGTCGCCCGACGGTCGCTGGATCGCCTACACGACCGCCCCGGGAGGCGGCGAACACACCCGGGTGCTGTGCGTACGCCCCGACGGAACCGGGCGCCGCATCCTCGCCGGTGCCGAGCCCGGCAGCTCCGCGTACCTGGGCTGCTGGCAGCACGACGGGGCGGGCGTCGCCGTCACCGTCGCGGAGCCGGTTCTCGCGCCGAACGAGGCCGAGACGGAGGAGAGGCCCGCTTTCACGGAGCCGGGCCTCGCCGATCCACAGACGTACACCGAGCGGCGTCCGGCGGGCTGGGCCGCCAGGGACGGCCGGGCCGTGCTGCTGGGCGGCCCGCACTACGGCGATGCCGGTCCCGCCGCCCGCGTCCGGGAAGTCCCGGAAGGTGAAGACGACGGGACCGCGCTGGATCCACTACCTGCGGACACGAGCCCGGGCCCGGGCCCGGGCAGGGGCTCAGGCAGGGGCACATCCAGCGCCGGGCCGTCGCAGTCGCCATCGCAGTCGACGTCGCAGTCGCAGTCGCAGTCGCCGGACGGAGCGAGCGCCGAATCCGTCTCCGCAGATGACGAGGTCAGCCGGGACGCGCGAGGCACTGACGCGCATCACGGGAAAACCTCCAGGGACGCCCCGGAGAGAACTGCCGGCGGAGGGCTGGCCGCATACCTCGTCGACCCCTTGGGTGTGGCGGCCCCCGCCCTGCTGGCGGTCGAACGGGGCGCCGCCACGCTGCGCGTGTGCGACATCAGCCGGGACGGACGGCTGGCACTCCTGCGCCGGGGGCCACGCGGCCGCCGCGAAGCGCTCGTCGTGCGTACCACCGATCTGCGGACCACCTTCGCGTTGCCGGTCGCCGACGGTGATCCGTGGATCGGCCGGTTCTCCCCGGACAGCACGACGCTGTGGCTGCGCAGTGACGCGTTCCGCGAGTTCGCCGCGCTGTTCGCCGTCCGCCTCGGTCCCGGTGGGGAGCAGCTGGGGCTGGCCGTCGCCGCGGAGCGCGAGGACTGCGGACTGGAACTGCTGGCCCTCGGCCACGACGGGCGCACCGCGGCCCTGGCCTGGAACGTACGCGGAGCAAGTGAGCTGGAGGTCACCGCCGTCACGTCGGCATCCGGCGGGGACGCCCAGGTGGGTTCGCGGCAGAGGGTGTCGCTGCCGCACGAGGTGGTGACGCGTATCCCGCGGGTCGGCGGCCGGGCGGGACTGGTGCTGGCGCTGTCCGGCTCGCAGCGGCGGCCAGGTGTGTGGTGGTTCTCCGACGGCACCGCGCGTCGGACCGAGTGGTCGTCCCGTGACGAGGACGCCGTCCCGCCCGGCCGTCCGCCCGTGCGTCCCGTACCGCTGCGGCTGGCGGCACGCGACGGACTGCCGCTGAACGGCTGGTACTACCGGGCGCCGGGCCGGGGTCCCGGCGTGCCCGCACCCTGCGTGGTCCATCTGCACGGCGGGCCGGAGGAGCAGGAACGGCCCGTCTTCAACCCGCTCTACCACGAGTTGCTGGGCCGGGGGCTCGATGTCTTCGCTCCCGATGTGCGGGGCTCGTCGGGGCACGGCCGGTCGTTCGTCGACGCCGACCTCGGCACGGGACGGTTCGCCGCGATCGAGGACGTCGCCGACTGCGCGGCCCACGTCGTCGTGGCGGGGCTCGCCGATCCGCGGCGGCTGGCCGTCATGGGCCGCTCGTACGGCGGCTACCTGGTGATGGCCTCCCTCGTGTGGCACCCGGACCTCTTCCGCACCGGTGTCGCGGCCTGCGGCATGTCCGACTTCGCGACCTTCTACGCCGGCACCGAGCCGTGGATCGCGGAATCGGCCGCGCACAAGTACGGGCACCCGGAACACGACCGTGAACTGCTGCACGCGCTGTCCCCGATGACCCGGGTCGACGCACTGCGTGTGCCGCTCCTCGCCGTCCACGGTGAACACGACACCAATGTGCCGCTCGGCGAATCCGAGCAGTTCGTACGCGCGGCCCGCGAGCGCGGTCTGACGGCCGAAGTGCTGATGCTGCGCGACGAGGGCCACGACTTCCTCCGTGCGGACAGCCGGAGAATCTTCCGCCGGACCGCCGCCGACTGGATGCAGCGGCACATCGCCGGGTGA
- a CDS encoding helix-turn-helix transcriptional regulator, with amino-acid sequence MVGAPEPHAGWTFITNHARVLAAIAEDQTMRVRDIAARCRLTERAVQKIISDLEQSGFLSHTREGRGNTYQIKPGTALRHPAEAGLTVAALLTLLARVDTHRTASRDGGHPAVEDA; translated from the coding sequence ATGGTTGGAGCACCAGAACCCCATGCGGGGTGGACGTTCATCACGAATCATGCGCGGGTACTGGCCGCCATAGCCGAAGATCAGACCATGCGAGTGCGTGACATCGCCGCCCGCTGCAGGCTCACGGAGCGTGCCGTCCAGAAGATCATTTCTGATCTGGAACAGAGCGGCTTCCTGTCCCACACGCGCGAAGGGCGCGGCAACACGTACCAGATCAAGCCGGGCACGGCGCTCCGTCACCCCGCGGAGGCCGGACTCACGGTGGCGGCCCTGCTCACCCTCCTCGCCCGCGTCGACACCCACCGCACCGCATCACGCGATGGGGGTCACCCCGCCGTCGAGGACGCCTGA
- a CDS encoding ANTAR domain-containing protein, with amino-acid sequence MRESAQSRPISEVDGRARVPGPADAQRLPYLTIHSHPDGDRMVVTVCGNLELGTHEQLRQSLLAALAHSHRGIDLDLSSVDFCGCSGLNALLSIRRQALDHTKTAVIRDLSPAAERILTLTDTLSLFTEHDTSGREDDAADAEPPPSQPADPEPDPHVEVAQLRRAMQTRDTIDLARGIIMAAFGLTPEEAWDALVMTSQNTNTKLHRIAQRLVDSVTGDPLPAPTKKQLTTAVARVTAVRDARVGTHRPLHGRRGAP; translated from the coding sequence ATGCGGGAGTCAGCACAGTCGAGGCCGATCAGCGAGGTCGACGGCCGCGCGAGAGTGCCCGGGCCCGCTGATGCGCAACGGCTGCCGTACCTCACGATCCACAGCCACCCCGACGGCGACCGGATGGTCGTCACGGTGTGCGGCAACCTCGAGCTCGGCACACATGAACAGCTGCGGCAGTCCCTGCTCGCGGCCCTCGCCCACTCCCATCGCGGCATCGACCTGGACCTCAGCAGCGTCGACTTCTGCGGCTGCTCCGGACTCAACGCCCTGCTGAGCATCCGCCGGCAGGCCCTGGACCATACCAAGACGGCCGTCATCCGCGACCTCAGCCCGGCGGCCGAGCGCATCCTCACCCTCACCGACACCCTGTCGCTGTTCACCGAGCACGACACCTCGGGCAGGGAAGACGACGCGGCTGACGCCGAGCCACCCCCGTCGCAGCCGGCCGATCCCGAGCCCGATCCGCATGTCGAGGTCGCGCAGTTGCGGCGGGCCATGCAGACCCGGGACACCATCGACCTCGCACGCGGCATCATCATGGCCGCCTTCGGACTCACCCCCGAGGAAGCGTGGGACGCCCTGGTCATGACGTCCCAGAACACCAACACCAAACTGCACCGAATAGCTCAGCGGCTGGTGGACTCCGTGACGGGCGACCCCTTGCCCGCACCCACGAAGAAGCAGCTGACCACCGCCGTAGCGCGCGTCACCGCCGTACGCGACGCGCGTGTCGGTACGCACCGTCCACTCCACGGAAGGAGGGGTGCGCCATGA
- a CDS encoding DUF6480 family protein, whose product MTTHDPNPRRIPGAAPSGGMAPGETPPGEGGTSGISHPEPPELRKGWGPMPIVLIMIVAALIAIGLIGMAVTLIV is encoded by the coding sequence ATGACCACTCATGATCCCAACCCGCGGCGAATCCCGGGAGCCGCACCGAGCGGCGGTATGGCACCCGGTGAGACCCCACCTGGCGAAGGCGGCACCTCTGGCATCTCGCATCCGGAGCCGCCCGAGCTGCGCAAGGGGTGGGGACCGATGCCGATCGTCCTGATCATGATCGTGGCGGCGTTGATCGCGATCGGGCTCATCGGCATGGCGGTGACCCTGATCGTTTGA
- a CDS encoding acyl-CoA dehydrogenase family protein, with protein MPIQFDVDPAVAQLAASTSTFVRDLVIPAERACGGSVHHAPEDLRETLQKGAREAGVFAPHVPTRWGGHGLDLRGQALVFEAAGYSLLGPLALNCAAPDEGNMHLLEKVATEDQKERYLRPLAAGEVRSCFAMTEPAPGAGADPRSLRTTATRVPGGWRIDGRKWFISGARGAGFAIVMARTSGSPGDPGGATMFLVDAGTPGMSIVRDIETLDEGLFAGHSEIVFDECVVDDDQVLGAVGQGFAGAQVRLGPARMTHCMRWLGAARRAQDVALERAGSRMAFGSVLGDLGMVQQMLADSEIDIEASRALILRTAWELDTGSAAAAQLTSVSKTFVAEAVNRVVDRAVQICGALGISAADAPLARLLREVRPFRIYDGPSETHRFAIARRAVRPYRQPNAGATGS; from the coding sequence GTGCCCATCCAGTTCGACGTAGATCCGGCTGTCGCCCAACTTGCCGCATCCACTTCCACGTTCGTACGCGACCTGGTCATCCCGGCCGAGCGCGCGTGCGGCGGGTCCGTCCACCACGCTCCCGAGGACCTGCGGGAGACACTGCAGAAAGGCGCCCGTGAGGCGGGTGTGTTCGCTCCGCACGTGCCGACCCGGTGGGGCGGCCACGGACTCGACCTGCGCGGGCAGGCGCTGGTCTTCGAAGCGGCGGGCTACTCGCTGCTGGGCCCCCTGGCGTTGAACTGCGCGGCCCCGGACGAGGGCAACATGCACCTGCTGGAGAAGGTGGCCACCGAGGACCAGAAGGAGCGCTATCTGCGCCCGCTCGCCGCCGGCGAGGTTCGGTCCTGCTTCGCCATGACCGAACCGGCCCCGGGAGCCGGCGCCGACCCCCGCTCCCTGCGGACCACCGCGACCCGGGTTCCCGGCGGGTGGCGCATCGACGGGCGCAAGTGGTTCATCAGCGGGGCCCGCGGCGCCGGCTTCGCCATCGTCATGGCCCGCACCTCCGGCAGCCCCGGCGACCCGGGCGGCGCCACCATGTTCCTGGTCGACGCCGGGACTCCCGGCATGAGCATCGTCCGGGACATCGAGACCCTGGACGAAGGGCTCTTCGCCGGGCACAGCGAGATCGTCTTCGACGAGTGCGTGGTGGACGACGACCAGGTGCTCGGCGCGGTCGGCCAGGGCTTCGCGGGCGCCCAGGTCCGGCTCGGCCCCGCCCGGATGACGCACTGCATGCGCTGGCTGGGAGCCGCGCGGCGTGCCCAGGACGTCGCACTGGAACGGGCGGGCAGCCGCATGGCGTTCGGCTCCGTCCTGGGGGACCTCGGCATGGTGCAGCAGATGCTGGCCGACTCCGAGATCGACATCGAGGCGAGCCGCGCCCTGATCCTGCGCACCGCCTGGGAGCTGGACACAGGCTCCGCCGCGGCCGCGCAACTCACCTCGGTGTCCAAGACCTTCGTGGCGGAGGCCGTGAACCGCGTGGTCGACCGGGCGGTGCAGATCTGCGGAGCGCTCGGCATCTCGGCCGCCGACGCCCCGCTGGCCCGTCTGCTCAGAGAGGTGCGACCCTTCCGGATCTACGACGGCCCGTCGGAGACACACCGTTTCGCCATCGCGCGACGGGCCGTGCGGCCGTACCGGCAGCCGAACGCGGGTGCCACCGGCTCGTAG
- a CDS encoding enoyl-CoA hydratase/isomerase family protein, with amino-acid sequence MSNSVCPEPVRVVRHPDGVVEVRLDDPGRGNALDLATAEALRDTTARVAADPGGAVLLRATGGTFCVGGDLRAFAGLGEGTGAYVHAVATAAHAAIQTLHELPVPVVTAVRGAAAGGGVGLALVGDIVLAARSARFRLAYTDVGLTPDCGASWFLPRLVGPRLAADLILTNRVLTGDDAERWGLVSRSVDDEELDASAHRTAAGLAAGAGDALRAAKGLLRGSGGSALGSHLAEEARQIAALADGPEAQERMASFLAARGRARTGDSPLRLGEPESVS; translated from the coding sequence ATGAGTAATTCCGTGTGTCCCGAGCCGGTCCGGGTCGTCCGCCACCCCGACGGAGTCGTCGAAGTGCGGCTGGACGATCCGGGGCGCGGCAACGCCCTGGATCTGGCGACGGCCGAGGCGCTGCGGGACACCACGGCCCGGGTGGCCGCGGACCCCGGCGGCGCGGTCCTGCTGCGGGCGACGGGCGGGACCTTCTGTGTGGGCGGTGACCTGCGCGCCTTCGCCGGCCTCGGCGAAGGGACGGGTGCCTACGTGCATGCCGTGGCGACCGCTGCGCACGCCGCGATACAGACGCTGCACGAACTGCCGGTGCCGGTGGTCACCGCCGTGCGCGGCGCCGCCGCAGGTGGCGGGGTCGGTCTCGCCCTCGTGGGCGACATCGTCCTGGCGGCCCGGTCCGCACGGTTCCGGCTGGCGTACACGGACGTCGGGCTCACCCCGGACTGCGGAGCGTCCTGGTTCCTGCCGCGCCTGGTCGGCCCCCGGCTGGCGGCGGACCTGATCCTCACCAACCGGGTCCTGACCGGGGACGACGCCGAACGGTGGGGTCTGGTCTCCCGCTCCGTCGACGACGAGGAGCTGGACGCGTCGGCACACCGGACCGCCGCCGGGCTGGCCGCCGGCGCCGGTGACGCCCTGCGCGCCGCGAAGGGCCTGCTGCGCGGCAGCGGCGGGTCCGCACTGGGCTCCCACCTCGCCGAGGAGGCGCGGCAGATCGCCGCCCTGGCGGACGGGCCGGAGGCACAGGAACGCATGGCGTCGTTCCTCGCCGCCCGGGGCCGCGCCCGGACGGGCGACAGCCCGCTCCGGCTCGGGGAACCGGAAAGTGTTTCTTGA